In a genomic window of Candidatus Marinarcus aquaticus:
- a CDS encoding NADH-quinone oxidoreductase subunit B family protein: MFSFKWFKKKSPWILHYNAGSCNGCDIEILACLSPKYDLERFGVINCGNPKQADIFLVTGPVTYRSRERLIQLYTQIPEPKVVIAVGSCACTGGIFRSMYNVEDGIDRYIPVDVYTPGCASSPELIMDAVIQAVDIFEHKNQQLQSAKKLYRQPVFEQGRFCVSNVAKSLKDKDE; encoded by the coding sequence TTGTTTAGTTTTAAATGGTTTAAGAAAAAATCCCCTTGGATATTGCACTACAATGCAGGCAGTTGTAATGGGTGCGATATAGAAATACTCGCATGTCTCTCTCCCAAATATGATTTAGAACGCTTTGGAGTGATAAATTGTGGTAACCCTAAACAAGCTGATATTTTTTTAGTCACTGGACCTGTGACCTATCGTTCAAGAGAGCGTTTGATACAACTCTATACCCAAATACCTGAACCCAAAGTGGTGATTGCAGTTGGAAGTTGTGCGTGCACGGGTGGGATATTTAGAAGTATGTACAACGTTGAAGATGGGATTGACAGATATATTCCCGTGGATGTGTATACGCCCGGGTGTGCGAGCAGTCCAGAGTTGATTATGGATGCAGTTATTCAAGCCGTTGATATCTTTGAACACAAAAATCAACAACTGCAAAGTGCGAAAAAATTGTACCGACAACCTGTTTTTGAACAAGGACGTTTTTGTGTAAGTAATGTGGCAAAGAGTTTGAAGGATAAAGATGAATAA
- a CDS encoding NADH-quinone oxidoreductase subunit H, which produces MIESVFILLAPIIGALLYGFERIVKARMQNRMGPPLLQPFYDMFKLMQKRLYLIHAPHALFALLHFITLWMVVAFIILGDNLLYSIFLHLLATIFLIMAGFSVRSAYSHMGANRELLALLAYEPILILMAVGLYLYTGSFNISMIRTFSSSLPQLLLLFLSLALIIPVKLKKSPFDATSAHQEIVGGVEIEYSSWMFEFLYMAKCLEYVFVYLLVALFAGNSLSLALLLVATVFLMVNLVDNSTARVKIQDLMKMVLGFGLILSIMNIVGLYFV; this is translated from the coding sequence ATGATAGAGTCTGTTTTCATACTTTTAGCACCCATCATAGGAGCGTTGCTTTATGGTTTTGAACGCATTGTCAAAGCACGCATGCAAAACAGAATGGGACCACCTTTATTGCAACCTTTTTATGACATGTTTAAATTGATGCAAAAACGCTTGTATTTGATTCATGCACCACATGCTTTGTTCGCTTTACTACACTTTATCACTTTGTGGATGGTGGTGGCCTTTATTATTTTAGGTGACAATCTTTTATATAGTATCTTTTTACATCTGTTGGCCACTATTTTTTTAATCATGGCGGGTTTCAGTGTACGAAGTGCCTACTCTCATATGGGTGCAAATCGAGAGCTTTTAGCACTGTTAGCCTATGAACCCATACTCATTTTAATGGCTGTAGGTTTGTATTTGTATACAGGCAGTTTTAATATCTCGATGATTCGAACGTTTTCAAGCAGTTTGCCTCAGTTGTTGTTGCTCTTTTTGTCTTTGGCTTTAATCATCCCCGTTAAGCTAAAAAAATCACCTTTTGATGCAACTTCTGCACACCAAGAGATTGTGGGTGGTGTGGAGATTGAGTACAGCAGTTGGATGTTTGAATTTTTATACATGGCCAAATGTTTGGAGTATGTTTTTGTTTATTTATTGGTGGCACTTTTTGCGGGTAACTCTTTGAGCTTGGCTCTCCTGTTAGTAGCCACTGTTTTTTTAATGGTAAACTTAGTGGATAACAGTACTGCCAGAGTTAAAATACAAGATTTGATGAAAATGGTGTTGGGATTTGGTCTGATTTTAAGTATTATGAATATTGTAGGACTCTATTTTGTTTAG
- a CDS encoding proton-conducting transporter membrane subunit, with translation MILLLGLPLLTALCAFVFNHLWRNVVVILCVIVVTFLSIDIYLNADIVALSFSTLMHQFFRILDVLVLLFFLVEGVRHLHMPTMILAIIQLILYSFVLLMPSNHGIDIIMDDLSAVMFLIINIVGGLITLFALEYIKREKCSPKRKGYFIALLLFFIAVMNLLVVCNSLELLFLCFELTTLCSYLLIQFRQDSVSKANALRALWMNQVGGIAILFSLLSALYYYETHFFNELFVQVEPSMLLPIALLVCAAYVKAASLPFHSWLLGAMVAPTPVSALLHSATMVKIAPFFILKLSVVFTYEISMSVALFGAFVFFAASVLALSKTVFKEILGLSTIALLALMMSLASLDSEEAKEAALWLMLFHSIAKALLFLQAGVLEKINGIKDINEFDEMATKTPMVLFYMVLGFASLTLPPFAAFLGKFMAIESLAALMFEHMSYLVVLLFILLGSVVLTLLYFKLMSKAFLQKAFTHNESKKIPLLFTLPSLLLALMLFASMFLVLKLQFLSQIQMWLPLSLLLLVPLLLLVMKFKKATYVGEYNCAERESFVVGCYSFEISNNITQLLSAIAIGLILITLVFGVFA, from the coding sequence ATGATACTTCTTTTAGGATTGCCTCTTTTAACGGCTCTTTGTGCGTTTGTTTTTAATCACTTATGGCGAAATGTTGTGGTAATATTATGCGTGATTGTGGTCACCTTTTTGTCCATTGATATTTATTTAAATGCAGATATTGTGGCACTCTCTTTCTCTACTTTGATGCATCAGTTTTTCCGTATTTTAGATGTATTGGTTTTACTCTTTTTTTTGGTTGAAGGGGTACGGCATTTGCACATGCCCACGATGATATTGGCAATCATTCAATTGATTTTATACTCCTTTGTTTTATTGATGCCCTCAAATCATGGTATTGATATCATTATGGATGATTTAAGTGCAGTGATGTTTCTTATTATTAATATTGTAGGGGGCTTGATTACTCTGTTTGCTTTAGAGTATATCAAAAGAGAAAAATGCAGTCCAAAAAGAAAAGGGTATTTCATCGCGTTACTTCTGTTTTTTATCGCTGTGATGAATCTGTTGGTGGTGTGCAACTCTTTGGAACTGCTTTTTTTATGTTTTGAACTCACCACACTGTGTTCATACTTATTGATTCAATTTCGGCAAGACAGTGTGAGCAAAGCCAACGCATTACGAGCATTGTGGATGAACCAAGTGGGCGGTATTGCGATTCTATTTTCATTGTTGAGTGCGTTGTATTATTATGAAACACATTTTTTCAATGAACTGTTTGTGCAAGTGGAACCTTCCATGTTACTTCCTATCGCACTGTTGGTGTGTGCAGCGTATGTCAAAGCAGCATCTTTGCCCTTTCACAGTTGGCTTTTAGGTGCCATGGTCGCGCCCACACCAGTGAGTGCTCTTTTACACAGTGCAACGATGGTGAAAATCGCTCCATTTTTTATCTTAAAACTCTCAGTGGTTTTTACCTATGAAATCAGTATGAGTGTGGCACTGTTTGGGGCATTTGTTTTTTTTGCTGCTTCTGTTTTGGCCTTGAGTAAAACGGTTTTTAAAGAGATTTTGGGTCTCTCCACGATTGCTCTTTTAGCACTGATGATGTCGTTGGCCAGTTTGGATTCTGAGGAGGCTAAAGAGGCGGCATTGTGGTTGATGCTCTTTCACAGTATTGCTAAAGCATTGCTTTTTTTACAAGCAGGGGTTTTAGAAAAAATCAATGGCATAAAAGATATCAATGAGTTTGATGAAATGGCGACCAAAACACCGATGGTACTTTTCTATATGGTATTGGGATTTGCCTCTTTAACCCTGCCTCCATTTGCAGCATTTTTAGGAAAATTTATGGCCATTGAGTCTTTGGCTGCATTGATGTTTGAACACATGAGTTATTTGGTTGTGTTGCTCTTTATTCTTTTGGGCAGTGTGGTATTGACACTTCTTTATTTCAAACTTATGAGCAAAGCATTTCTACAAAAAGCCTTTACACATAACGAGTCAAAAAAAATACCTCTGTTGTTTACTTTGCCTTCATTATTGCTTGCATTGATGTTGTTTGCCAGCATGTTTTTGGTTCTGAAACTGCAATTTTTAAGTCAAATACAGATGTGGTTGCCATTAAGTTTGCTTCTTTTAGTGCCTCTTTTGTTGCTGGTGATGAAGTTTAAAAAAGCAACGTATGTGGGAGAGTATAATTGTGCAGAAAGAGAGAGTTTTGTTGTAGGGTGTTATTCATTTGAGATATCAAATAACATTACTCAACTTTTAAGTGCCATTGCCATTGGTTTGATACTCATTACTTTGGTGTTTGGAGTCTTTGCATGA